A single region of the Rhizophagus irregularis chromosome 27, complete sequence genome encodes:
- a CDS encoding SUMO conjugating enzyme Hus5, translating into MSSICKNRLMEERRQWRKDHPYGFYARPVKNETGLDLLTWQVGIPGKKGTPWENGVYKMVMTFPEDYPSKPPKCKFGPALFHPNVYPSGTVCLSILNEEEGWKPAITIKQILLGIQNLLDEPNPDSPAQSDAYMLYKKDRAAYEKRIRQQAKENPA; encoded by the exons ATGTCAAGTATTTGCAAAAATAGGCTCATGGAAGAACGGCGCCAATGGCGTAAAGATCATCCTTAC GGTTTTTACGCTCGACCTGTCAAAAATGAAACTGGCTTGGATCTGTTAACTTGGCAAGTCGGAATTCCTGGGAAGAAAGGA ACTCCTTGGGAGAATGGTGTATATAAGATGGTGATGACTTTCCCCGAAG ATTACCCTTCAAAGCCTCCTAAAT GTAAATTTGGCCCAGCGTTGTTTCATCCTAACGTTTATCCATCCGGTACCGTTTGTTTATCAATCCTAAATGAGGAAGAAGGATGGAAGCCCGCAATCACAATTAAACAG ATTCTATTGGGAATACAAAATCTTCTTGATGAACCGAATCCGGATAGTCCTGCGCAATCGGATGCCTATATGTTATATAA gaAAGACCGGGCAGCATATGAGAAGAGGATAAGACAACAAGCCAAGGAAAATCCGGCATAG